DNA from Deinobacterium chartae:
GGATGGGTGAGCATGAAGGCGATCAGCGGCCGTTCGAACGGGGGCCAGTCCGTGGTCAAGACGGCGGCGACCGGGCGGCCGTCTGCCTCGGCCACAAACGAGGCCGCCTCGAGGAAGCGTCCGTAGGCGCCGTCCAGGGTGCGCTGCACCTCGAAGGCGGCATCGGCGGCGGTGGAGCCGGGCTCGTAGTCCACGGTGTTCAAGTAGGCCGCATACATCAGTTCGCCCAGGGCGGGAACATCGTCGGCACGCAGCGGGCGGACGGGCAGGACAGAGTCGGCGGGTTGCGGGGTCAGGGCCAGCCGCATGGCGATACGGGAAACAGTCATGGGAACCTCGGGAACGGAAGGAGCGGGCCGGGACGCGGGGCGTCCGGGCAGAAAAGGCCGGGGATCGGTTGAGGTTGTCATGCTTCCTGTTAGCAAAGCTGGCAATCATCAGCCTAGCGGGTCAGGCGTTCGGGAGGCATACGCCTAAAACCCTAGCAACCTGTTTCACTCACTACCTTGCAAGACACAGTACCTTGCGCTACCATGTTCCTGTGACCAACGACTGGCTGACCCAGCTGCGGCGCGGCACCGTTGAATACGGGGTGCTGGCCCTGATCGGCCAGTTCCCCCGCTACGGCTACGACCTGGTGCAGAGCCTGGGACGCTGGGAACCGCTGGCCGCCACCGAGGGCACGCTGTACCCCCTCCTGCGGCGACTTCAGAAAGAAGGTCTGATCGAGTCGTACTGGCAGGAGTCCGAGACCGGCCCGCCCCGCAAGTACTACCGCCTCACCCCGACAGGACAGCGTCAGCTGAACGACATGGACCGCCAGTGGCAGGACTTCGCCTCCGCCGTAGAGGCCCTGCGCCTCGAGACTTTCCCGGAGACCCACCATGACTGACCCCGCCCGCCAGTACCTGCACGACCTCGAGATCCACCTGCGTCCGCTACCCCCAGCCGAACGCGACGATGTGCTGCGCGAGATCGGAAGCCACCTCGAGGTGGCCCGGCGGGCAGGCACGCCGCTCGAGGAGGTCCTGACCCGGCTGGGCAGTCCGCGCATCCTGGCCCGCGCTTACCTCGCCGACTTTCACCTGCGCACCCCCGCCGGGGTCAGCGGGGTGTGGCGGCGCTTTGCCTTCTTCGCCACCACCGGTTTTACCGGGCTGGCCGTGGTGCCCGCCCTGGCCCTGCTGCTCGCCACCTTGACCTTTATCATGCTGTTTACGCCGGTGGCCCTGCTCCTGCGTCTGCTGGGCGTTCCCGGCTACTTTATCGGCTTTGGCGAACCCATGCCGGTGCTGCTGGCCATTCCGATCGGG
Protein-coding regions in this window:
- a CDS encoding GNAT family N-acetyltransferase, producing MTVSRIAMRLALTPQPADSVLPVRPLRADDVPALGELMYAAYLNTVDYEPGSTAADAAFEVQRTLDGAYGRFLEAASFVAEADGRPVAAVLTTDWPPFERPLIAFMLTHPDYQRRGLARSLMNRVMNALLELGYPEVSLVVTVANTPALTLYQKMGFGQFHPPRSQPQD
- a CDS encoding helix-turn-helix transcriptional regulator; its protein translation is MTNDWLTQLRRGTVEYGVLALIGQFPRYGYDLVQSLGRWEPLAATEGTLYPLLRRLQKEGLIESYWQESETGPPRKYYRLTPTGQRQLNDMDRQWQDFASAVEALRLETFPETHHD
- a CDS encoding DUF1700 domain-containing protein — its product is MTDPARQYLHDLEIHLRPLPPAERDDVLREIGSHLEVARRAGTPLEEVLTRLGSPRILARAYLADFHLRTPAGVSGVWRRFAFFATTGFTGLAVVPALALLLATLTFIMLFTPVALLLRLLGVPGYFIGFGEPMPVLLAIPIGTGVTLLAFVLARGTLRLAHRYFCAVAAGYRSLRQL